One genomic window of Medicago truncatula cultivar Jemalong A17 chromosome 1, MtrunA17r5.0-ANR, whole genome shotgun sequence includes the following:
- the LOC25484355 gene encoding uncharacterized protein: MFAKKVTNVNPFAKKRSQHGVVSSTPNVNTKKLWRLPHVFAKMLELPFPSDADVSIEETSQFFRFVASCNKMNIFNAGGVRAHAIEILPGITKIVIKRIDGGDVAVVGQQERRSSLGVDLWRFRLPPWTQPERVTAVCTGGKLVVTVPKIKGN; encoded by the coding sequence ATGTTTGCTAAGAAAGTTACTAACGTTAACCCCTTTGCAAAGAAACGTTCCCAACATGGCGTTGTTTCTTCAACACCAAACGTAAACACAAAGAAGCTATGGAGGCTTCCACATGTCTTCGCCAAAATGCTCGAGCTTCCTTTTCCTTCAGACGCCGACGTTTCAATCGAAGAAACTTCACAGTTTTTTCGATTCGTGGCGTCGTGTAATAAGATGAATATATTTAACGCTGGTGGTGTACGTGCTCATGCAATCGAGATTTTACCAGGGATAACTAAAATTGTGATTAAGAGAATCGATGGTGGTGATGTTGCGGTGGTTGGTCAGCAGGAGAGAAGGTCTTCTCTTGGTGTTGATTTGTGGAGGTTTCGACTTCCTCCGTGGACGCAGCCAGAGAGGGTGACGGCGGTTTGTACCGGTGGGAAGCTTGTAGTGACGGTGCCAAAGATCAAAGGGAACTAA